In Nitrospira sp., the sequence GGCGATTCAGAGCAGGCTCCAAGAGAGTGAGATTGCCTAGCCTGTATACAGCCGAATCCCAATGTGCCCGAGGAAAGTGCTCGTTCCAGTCATCGAGCGGGTTCTCTGGCAGAATATGCTCGATTGTGGCGGGATCCGTATCAGGGTCGCAGGCACGGCCGGATGCGTCCTGTTCAAAGAGAGCAAGCATATATTTCGCCAACTTCTTTCGTTGTCCCGCGGTTTCCAGCGTCAACAATGCGAAGTCTTGCTCGAACTTTCCATCCTCCACGTAGATGGGCTTCAGTCGTTCAAATATGTGCCCGGGGGTGACCGCGATCCCATCGAGGACCGCCTTCGCTGCCCCATGATAGATCGGTTCGAGCGCATTCGTGTTGAGGCTGCTCACCACGGAATACCGGAAGGAGATGACGCTGATGAGCCTGAGGAGACGGACAAAGTCCGCTTTCGAGAGTTTCTCCCATGCGGCAAAGATAAGCGGCGTCATCTGTCGCACGCGAAACAGGTTCAGTTCACGGATAAATGGCCTGGCATCGGTCAGTTCGGCCCAATATCCATGGTTAGGGTCGGACAAGGCTGCAAACAGTTCTGCGCGAGCTTCTAGAGCATCAAGTAGCGCAAAGACATCCTGCGGAGCCCGCGCCCGCTCTCTCACCAACTTGAAAAGGCGCTCACTTCGAATCTTCGGTTGTTCACATAGGAGATGATACCGAAGGAATTCAGGAAAACGTTCCTGTCGGACCGTGGCAACCAGCGACCGCCAGCGCCGCTGCAAGATCTGCAGATCGGCCGCTACTTGAACACGAGAAAACAAATAGTTCTTCAGCAAATCGGTGGTCGTCAGCTCGAGCCCCCGGGCGTTTAGCGTTTCGAACACCGTGTAGGCGTTTATTTGATCCTCTACCGTGATCAAGATAAACATGAGCTGTCGAGCGACCGTTTCGGATAATAACTCGGCTAGGATCGTGCCATCGGTTCCGAATTCCGGCACACCATTCAGTTGCTTGTGATAGTACTCGAAGCATTCCCACAGCAAGCGGTTCGACTTCGGTAGTCCCCGAGGATTCAAGGGGGGACGTAGCTGCACAAGATAGTCCTGATAGAACGCGTTGTCCGTCTCATTCAAAAACAGCTTACTACTCTCAACAAGTGAAGCCGGGTCTTTCTCGCCAATGAACCGACTTCGCAGTCCAGCTGCCCGTTCGCGGTTGGCGTCCGGGTCCTTACCGCCCTCTGCCATTTTTCTGAGCTTGGCTATGACCGCAAGGGACAGGAGGCTCAATGTTGCCAGCCTCTGTTGGCCATCAATAATAAGGAACTCTCGATCGCTCTTTCCTTCCACGACGAGAGCGCCCATATAGTGCCGGTCATCCGGCCGGCCGCGCAGATCGATGATGTCGTTCCAGAGGTCCTCCCACTGCTCCTCTTCCCAAGAGTAGTCGCGCTGGTAAGGAGGCACCCGATAAATCCTCCCGTTCCCGATCAGTTCGAGCAGATTGGTCGTGCGGGTGTTTAAGAGATTTGTTCTGGCCATGAAACAACCGCCTTTCCCAAGTGATCGGCTTACCCGATTAGTGCTTTGCTGATGAAGCTTGGTTACCTTGACAGCGACTCCATGTCCCTAAGACATGTCGTTCTCCAAAGGTCTTGGCTCATGCATTGAGCCTGTTCCTCGTAGCAATTCGCATTTGCCTGCGGTCATCCTGGAACATGCTAGCCACGAAGCAGCGCTTTATCAATGCGTTGCAAGAAGAATTGCGTTGGAATTGCGTTTTTATTGCGCCGAATTGCGTTTTGCACCGACCACGAATCCATTAATAAAGACATAAAGGTCTTTCCACCAGAGCCTACAATTCGTCTGGCGTGATCATCCAGGGATCTCCGCTCTCGCTATCAGCTCCGGGAAACCATAATTCACGCTGGTGACGCCAAAGTCCGGTTCACGCTGAAACGGTTGGCGAACGTAATGAACTCGGTGCGAGTTGTCATCGAGAAATTCGACAATGGCCAGAATGAAGTCGTCGGGCTTGTTTAGCGAATACAGAATTTCGTTCTTGGTGACTGCGATGGTGCCCGCCCCTGTCACTCGCCCCTTCACCTCGAGAAACCGCAGCTTGCCAGTTCCAGGAACTCGGCTCTCGATGTCGTAACCCAGTTTGTCCTGTTCTCGATCCACCGGATTAAAGCCGAGGCTGCGTTCGATCTCCATAACCACTGCACGTGCACGTGCCGCCGAGGCTTGAGTGTCGGGCGACTCCGCACTCGTCGGCTTGGATCGCCCTGCCATCGCCACGAGAAGACCCATGGGGACAACCATCAGCCCCCCGATAATCACAGGTGGCAAGGGCGACAGCTGCCGCTCCTGCTTCAGCTCCTCAAGGCGTTTCTCCAATCGAGCTTGTAGACCATCAGCACGTTTGCGAGCTTCAGCTGAATTGAGCCTGGCATTTGCTTTACCCGCCTGCTCCTGGAGCTTGAGCTGTTCGGCTCGATGGTCCCAGTAGGTGATTTCTTTCGTCAGGCGTTCTTTGACAGCAGCTTCGGTTTTCGCGATGAGATCGAGCTTCCGCGAGCGGACCTCTTGAAGGTGTTCCGGCACCACGTTGGCTACTGCGTAGCCCTGGGCCTTGTGCTCCAGCTCGCGTGTGAGCCATGCGCATTCCGGTCTAGCCAGAATCGCCTCTATGGACGGCTCGTCGGACTTGAGGGGACGATAGTCCAGATACGGAGCGTAATGCAGGTGCCTCGCGGTACCGTTTTCGTCGAGTTCGATGTAGAGCATGCGCTTCGAGACTACACGACGATCGCCGGACCGTGTCAGACTCGCGTCTTGGATGGCATGTTCCACATAAAACAGCACCCGCGGCTTTGTGCCTAGGTCTCGCTCGTCCACCAGTATCGTGCCGCGCTTCAGAAGATCCCTGTTCCGTTCAAGGGTCAGATCGATCGTCGCTTCCAGCAGCGGATGCCCAGGGCAGACGAAGGCTGCCGGTGCTTGGCCTTGCGGAGCCACCAGCGCTTTTTCAAATGCGATGCGCTCATAACGCGGTAGGATGGGCTCCCCAATCCCAATCAGACGATCCCGATTGCGAACGGGAGCGGGGACGTGCGTGATTTCATACCGCCGAGACTCCCGCTGTTTTGGTGTTCCACCCAAGCGCTGAAAGGCTTCAAGAAAGAACGACTCGATGTAATGCGGCTGGAGGCGTCTTGCTTCGGCTCGTTCCATATCTTCCCTGATGCGATAGACGCGGCTGGCATCCATCGCATCGTGCGCGAGTGCCCGCTCTTCCAGAAGGTCCTGCAGTTTGTTTCGATCGAACGCATCTGCTACCACTCGCGTGAGGCGCTCCTGCACATCCGGTCTTTCGCCGTATCGTATCGCTTCGATGAGCAGATCACGAAGCTGCTTGCCGTCAAACTGGAGCTTGCCGAGTACATCGAAAACCTTCCCGCCAAGCGCGTTCCTTGCTTCCTCTAGCTTCTCCAGGAACCTCCGATATACGTCACCCTCTCGTGTCTCCTCTGCCACAAGATTCCAGAGATGACAGACTTCGGTCTGGCCAATGCGGTGAATGCGACCGAAGCGCTGCTCAATCCGATTGGGATTCCATGGAAGGTCGTAGTTCACCATCAGGTGGGCACGTTGCAAGTTGATGCCTTCGCCCGCAGCGTCGGTCGCAAGCAATACTTGCACTTCAGGGTCGTGCTTGAAAGACTCCTGCGCCTTCATTCGCTCTTCCCTGCCCATCCCGCCATGGATGATGACCAAGGCTTCCTTCCGCCCAAGAAGTGTCCCGATGCGATTCTCTAAATAATTCAGCGTGTCCCGGTGTTCAGTGAAGATGACAAGCTTTTGACGAGCCGAGGATGTAGGCTTGGGAATGCCACCCTTTCCATAGGGCGGGGAACTTTCGGCGACATGATTCGCAAGAGCTGCTGGGGTGAAAATGACACCGAACAAGCTGGCGAGCTCACGCCATTTGGTATCCGTGCCGCTTTTACGAACTGTGAGTGCGAGAGCTTCAAGCCCCTTGAGCGTTTCAATCTCCGCTTTGAGTTCTGCAATGGTTCGTGCCGCTGTCGCCTGGTCAAGGATTTCTTCCTCGGCTTGCTCGACCTCGTTGTCCGGTGCGTCTTCGAGATCCTCCACATCATCGGCATCAAGCGTGGGGCCAGTGGTTGGGACGGCAGGGGCGGGTTGCCCACCACGCTGAAGCAGTTCAAGTTCGCGCTGCCGGCTTTCTAGCCGCTCGCAACGGCGACGCAGTGACTGATAGATCGCCTCCGGTGAGGATGCCAGTCTCCGTTGGAGAATCGTGAGGGCAAATCCAACGGTTCCAGCCCGTTTGTCGTTTTGCAGAGCCTCGGCCCGGTTGAACTCATCGCGGACATAGTCGGTGACGGATTGGTATAACTGGGCTTCTGGGTCGGACAATTTATAGGGAACGGTATAGGCCATGCGCTCCGGGAACAGCGGAGTGGCATCAAATTTGAGGAGGCTCTCCTTTACCATGCGACGCATGAGATCGGACACGTCCACTTGATGGACGCCATCGCGAAATCGCCCCTCAAAGCGGTCCCCATCGAGCAGCGCCATGAAGAGCTGGAAGTCCTCCTCCTTTCCATTGTGAGGTGTGGCTGTCATTAACAGGAAATGCCGTGTCAGGGTAGAAAGGAGTTGCGCGAGGCGGTAGCGTTTCGTGTACTTGATCTCCCCGCCAAAATACGTCGCAGATAGCTTGTGAGCTTCGTCACAGACGATGAGGTCCCATCGACAATCAGGGGCTTGAAGCTTTTGCTGCACATCTTCATTGCGCGAGAGCTTATCGAGGCGGGCGATGACGAGATTCGTCTCAAGGAACCAGTTTCCTGTCCGCGCGGCTTCGAGTTTATCGTTTGTCAAAATCTCGAACGGGAGCTGAAACCGACGGTAAAGTTCATCCTGCCATTGCTCAGCAAGGCTCCCTGGACACACGACGAGACATCGCTGAAGATCGCCCCGCGCGATCATCTCTTTCATCAACAGTCCGGCCATAATGGTTTTCCCGGCTCCGGGATCGTCGGCAAGCAGGAATCGGAGGGGTTGCCGCGGAAGCATCGCGTCGTAGACCGCCGTAATCTGATGCGGTAGTGGCTCCACTACTGATGTATGAACGGCAAGAACAGGATCAAATAGATGAGCAAGTCGTATTCGATGAGCCTCGGAAACTAAGCGGAAGAGAGCCCCATCACCATCGAAGCTCCAGGGCCGGCCTGCTTCGACGACCTCCAGGCGTGGTTCATCATGGCGGTAGAGCAACTGATTGGCGACCCGTCCGCCTGGATCTTTGTAGGTGAGCTCAATTGCCTCGGAGCCGAACCATTGCACATTGACAACCGTAACGAGGGCATCAGGAAGGATGCCACGAATGGCTGCGTTTGGTTGGAGGTCTTCGAGCTTGCTCATTGGGTGAAATATAACCTCGCGCCTGTCTTTTTACGGCATGGATTTGTATTTCGGGCGCGCAAGCATAGCCACTTTCACGTATTGCAACAAGCGGCGACAAACAACAAGTACGATGCTGCGGCTGCATAGATGCACGTTTCAACCCAACGACACAGTCGCCTTACTGTGAATAGTAAAGCCAGGGCCCTATACCTATAACCGTTCCAAAAATTTCACTACGGATGGAATAATAACCGATCTACTGTCCTTCAATTCTCCATCCTGAACCGTATGGATTGTTCGGTGAGTCGTGTTTGAACCGGCTGCCCGCACCGAATGGGTTATTGATCGAATCCTGCGAAAACGGCGACCCATACCGGCCGAAGCGGTTTGCAGTCGAGTCCGGATCGAACGGGTTGGCGCTCAGCTTGCCGCGATAGTTGTCCTGCTGGTCGTACAGTCTCGGCGCCTCAGTGGCGAAAGGATTCGTTGCTGATTTATTGCTGAAGGGACTGCCGTAGGGACTGAAGGGATTGTTGATGCCGTTCGGCGCGAAGGGACTACCTTTGCCGAACGGATTGGCGGTGGACTCGTACAGAAACGGATTCGCACTGAGATTGCCGAGATCTTCCGCACCAGCCTGGGTCGCCACCAATACCAATGCATTCAAGACAATCAGTGCCTGCTTCACGATATCCTCCCCTCCTTACATATACCTTCCATTTCCCTCGCTCGTCCTGAAGCGACTTTACGCACTGATTGAAGCCCTCGATCGACGCCCGCGCTGCTTATTCCTGGCCTCCCCAATTGGGTTAGATGGCCACGATCATAATAGTAGGGCGTGACAGGGCGGGTCACAAGACAAAGGCGTGAACAATTGACCAAAAACTTCGGATGTACGGTGACTTAGAAGGAAAGGCGGGATGGACCCATCACCTGAGGCGTGACATCCAAGGTCACCTGCCTACGCGGGAAGCCATGGTTGCCCGTCCCCGCAGTACTCTGCTACGGAGGATGGATGAAGCCTTGGCGAAGCGGAACTGTGAGGCTTCGTCTGCGCTGGATGCTGGGAAAAGCACTGGTAGGATTTATCCGTGCACCGTTATTATGAGGCGCACGGCACGAGCAAGCTTGGATTGGTGAGCCGACTGGGACTCGAACCCAGGGCCCTCGCCTTAAAAGCACCGATATTTCTGAACTAAATCAACAAGATCACTCCACGGAATCGTCCGATGAGTGACAAGGATTTCCAACGAGTTACAGTAAGCGTGTCCGATATAGGACACCCCTCTTCGCGTCGTTCTCTTCCGTCACGCCGGAATCACGTCACCCAGAAAGTCCGCGTTGCTGGACGTACCCTCTATATCTCCGTTCACGACGATCCGGCTCCAGCTGAACTATTCCTTCGAGTGAAAGGGGCCGACTGCACCCCGGAGCTCATCGGTCTGTATGACGTGATCGCCCGTTTGATGAGTCTCGCCTTGCAGTATGGTGCCCTCCCTCGACAAGCTCGGTGAGCTCCTTGCCGGCGCCCAATTTGCCCCATGCGGGCCCGTGTCTGGACACGATCGCTTGAAACATTGTTCCAGTCTCCCCGATCTCATCGGGCTGCATCTGTTGGTGGAGTCCTGCGGGCGTGACAACCTCGCGCATGGACCGAGGGCGACAGCAAAGGAGGCCATTGCGTAAGGCAAGGGGGGGGGGTGGGCGCTCTAAGGTGTGAATTTTGAAGCAGTATCATTGATTAATGGGACGGGTGAACGATGGCAGTCAAGGATCGAGTCAAGCGCCACCGCGCGATCAGGCGACAGCAGAATCTTCATCGGCTCGATGTCTGGACCAGTCAGCCGACGATCACCGAGATTCGGAGGGTAGCCGGCGCGCTGGATCTGGCGGTGTGGTCGGTTGTGGAGAATGCGCTAAAGGGATACATCGCTGAATACCGTGCGATTCTAGCCGAAGGAAAGGGGTTGCGGGAGCAACGAGACCGCCTTCTGCCGTACGTGCGCTCGCCTGGATACCAAGACCAGGTTCAGGATCACCAACACCAGGTGGCAGCCTATAAGACGCGTCTGGACCGGTTTCTCGCTCCCGTCGGCCCGACCGATCCAGGAGGAAGGACAGCCGTTACCGGAAACGAAACGCAGGGCAACGCCTCGGGAGAAGGCATGCCGTGAGGCCTGCGAGCAGGGAGAAAACAGAGACACGGCGGGTGTGTCGGACGGCCTTACGACCCGGGGGTGAGTGGAAATCCCAGTGGCCGGCCAAAGCGCACGGTGGAAGAGTTTCAACTGATCCAGGCTTGCCAGGAGAAAACCCCTGCCGCCAAGGCGGGGATGGACCGGCCACCACCTGCGAAACGCATCGCTCGCCCACGCGCACTGTCACTCTCGCTGCAGAATCCTCTCCGGCACTCCGGTTCCGGTCTTGCCCCATGGCAACATCAAGGCCACGATCTGGCGACGTCCACAAGTGGCAGGCAAAACACCCACGGTTTCAGATGCACTTCACCCACGCGTTGTGTCTGGGAAGCCAAGAGGGAGGAGATCCTCCGCAAGATTCACCGGGCTAAACAGGTGCTGACTTTATAACTATTTGAGAGACTCTACACCAGGGACTTCTGCTACCTCCCGAAGCAATCCCAATGCGAAGACATGTCAGCTTCTTACCGGTATGGAGCCCAGGGACGCGGTAGGCGATTGATGCCATCCAGTGCGGCGACTTTGTAACATTCCGCCAGAGTCGGGTAATTGAAGACCGTGTCGATGAAATAGTGAATTCGACTACGATGAGCCATGATGGCCTGACCAATGTGGATGAGCTCCGTAGCCCCTTCTCCGATGATATGGACGCCGAGCAATTCGTAGGTCTGCCGGTGAAACAAGAGCTTGAGCATGCCGGTTTCGTCCCCCATCAGCAGCCCACGGGCGATCTCTTTATAGCGAGCGATGCCCACGGCATAGGGCACCCCGGCCTGAGTAAGTTCTGCCTCGTTCCGTCCCACCATGGAGATTTGCGGAATGGAGTAAATGCCGTAGGGCAACAACGAATTGTCGGTATGATTCGGATGGCCGAAGGCATCGCAGGAGGCATGGCGGCCTTGCTGCATGGAGGTCGAGGCAAGGGCCGGAAAGCCGATGACGTCGCCGGCCCCATAGATATGCGGAACCGCGGTCTGGAAGTGTTCGTTCACGCTCAGGCGACCCCGATTGTCCGGTTTCAATCCCACCGCTTCCAGGTTGAGCCCCTTTGTCGCGCCGACCCGGCCGATCGCATACATGAGCGTGGATGCTTGGATCGGCTTGGCCTGTCGCAAACCGACATGGATAGAATTGTCAGACTCCTTCTTGATCGCGAGGACTTCTTCATCGTGATACAGGGTGACGCCATAGTCTTTCATCTGTCGCTGGAGATTGTCGATGACCTCGGCATCGGCAAACTCTAACAGACGAGGTCGCTTGTCGATGAGGGTGGTGGGAATTCCCAGCGCAGCAAGCATGGAGGCGTACTCTGTGCCGATGACCCCACCTCCGACGATCACGATGGAAGAGGGAAGCTGCCTTAGGGTCAGGAGCCCGTCCGTATCGATGATGGAGGAGTCGTCGAACGGGATCGCGCGCGGGCGGCTTGGTTCTGTGCCAACGGCGATGACGATGAAATCTGCCGTGTGTTCGCTTGGACCGCTCCGGTGTTGGATGAGGAGACGGTGTGGATCGAGAAAACTGGCTGATCCGAAAATCAGATCAACGCGGTTCCGAGCCATCTGATCGTGCACGATCCTGACCTCGTTCGTGATGACGTAGTTGGCGTGGCGGGCGAGTTCCTCGATTGTAACTGTTTGCTTGAGTCGGTACGGGGTGCCATAGATGCTGCGCTGTGGAATTCCGGAAAAATAGAGCACGGCTTCGCGCAGGGCCTTACTCGGAATCGTGCCGGTGTTGATGCAGACGCCTCCGACGACTTCCTTCTTCTCGATCAAGCCCACCTTCTTACCAAGTTTGGCCGCCTGCACGGCGGCCTTTTGGCCGGCCGGTCCCGTGCCGATGACGAGTAGGTCGTAGTGTGCCATGAGTGCCCCGAAGAACTGAGGCTAAGGTTGAGGTTCAGGGGAAAATGAAAGCTCCCGGTTCAGACACAACATTAACATCAACCTTAACCTGATTCACCTTGGCTTTCCGTCACGAATCGACGGGCGGACCTGAAGGCTTCTTCCATGTCCGGAAGTTGGGTGAGCTCAGGGTCGACAAGACAGACGGACTCTCCACGGCCTGGTGCCACTGTTTTGGGACAGTTTCACGCTCAAGAAACGGGTTGATCGGGCTCGCCCGAAGGGCATCCTTGAGAATCACCTCTTGCCGGCCTTGGGCGATCGGTCGCTTGTTTCTCTCACGCCTAAGGACGGCCTCGGCTACGTGCTTGCGCGCCAAGCGGCAGGGGTTGTGGCCGGCACCATTCGACGTGAGTGGCTGCTGCTGATGCGATTGCTGAACCTGGGTGTCCGCTATGATTGGCTGGACAAGAATCGCCTCAAGGCGGTGGAACTGCTTGACCCTCAACGGCGTACCCGTGTTGCAGAGGTTCAGGAACTCGAACGAATTCGACTGCTCAAGGATCGTGTGACGCCTGAAGTTCTCAAAGAATTGTGGCGCGTCATCGTGGCTGAACTCAACACCGGATTGCGAGAAGCCAAGCTCCTCAGCATTGCTCGCGCCTGGGTCCGAGAAGAAGTCGTCGGCTGGTGGTTGGTCCTGCCGCCGAGTGCGACCAAACTGAAGGGCACCCCGGCACGTATTCCTCTGAACGCCTCAGCCTTGTGGGCACTCCGAGACCCCTTGCCCTCACTCGCTGACGGCCGAGTGTTCCGTCGATGGAATGACGTGCGGGCGTTCAAGAAGTATTGGGCTCGTGCCTGTAGTCTGGCCAAAATCCAAGATCTCCACTTCCACGACCTTCGCCATACGTTCGCCACCCGATTGCAGGGTCTTGGCGTCGATTATGAAGTGAGACAGGCGCTTCTCGGCCATCGGATGCCCGGCATGACCGCATGCTACTCGCATGGCGGTCCTGCCTGGGATCAGAAGCTCCGTGAGGCGGTCACGAAGCTCGATTCCGTCTTCAAAATGTCCTATGGCTTGTCCTATGAAAGGAAAGCTGTTATGGCTGGTTCACTGCAACTGCTTGATTTTGATGGTGAGCCGGCTGGGACTCGAACCCAGGGCCCTCGCCTTAAAAGGGCGATGCTCTACCGACTGAGCTACCGGCTCACATGAGGATGTTGAAAAAGGCTTCCGGCGTCGTCCTCGGTCGTCCGTCTCCCTGCGACGTACCGAACAGCGTACGTCTCAGTCGCCGGACAACCTGCGGCCTTGTCGGAAAGCCTTTTTGAACATCCTGTTGCTTTTGTAGTTACCCTGTATCGTGACGTGATTCCTGAACAGCCCAGACTCTTCTCGACGTTGAAAATGATCATCCCTCTTCACGGGCGTTGCAATCCTACCATCATCGAATGACGGATGACTATTGACTATTTTTCAAGAGCGTTTGGGGCGCCGGCGAGAGCAGTCCAAGGGATTACGCAGCATGATTGTCTCCGTGCGCTTGGACCCGGTCGAGATCATATCGATTCGGCACTGCGACAACTCTTCGACACGAGTCAAGTAGCGTTTCGCTTCGACCGGGAGCCGTTTATAGCTGGTCGTCCCTGTCGTTGCAGTGGTCCACCCTTTCATCCGTTGATAGACCGGCTCGCAGCTGGTCAACAGGTCCAAATCAGCCGGCATGCTCTTATAGATGGTACCCCCATGTCTGTACCCGATGCAGAGCTTCAACTCCTTGCAGCCGTCGAGCACATCGAGCTTGGTCAGAGCCAGGGACGTGAGCCCATTCACCAGCGTCGCATGACGAACCACGACCGCGTCAAACCAACCGCATCGCCTCGCACGTCCTGTAGTCGAACCGAATTCCCGCCCTCGTTCCTGGAGCCCCCGTCCGACCTCATCGGTCAGTTCGGTCGGAAACGGCCCACTGCCGACTCTTGTCGAGTAGGCCTTGGCGATGCCCATGACCGCGTCAATCATGGTGGGACCGACACCGGTGCCTGTACAGGCTCCGCCTGCCGCGGCACTGGACGAGGTCACATAGGGATAAGTGCCGAAGTCCACATCCAGGTTTGTGCCTTGAGCCCCTTCAAATAAGACCGTCTTGTTTTTTTCTATCGCGCGATTCAACAACAGGGTGGTATCGACGATGTGGCTCCTGAGTCGATCAGCATAACCCATGTATTGATCGAAGACTTTGTCGACCCGAAACGTCTCGACTTTGTACAATCGTTCTAAGAACCAGTTCATCTCGACAAGATTCTCTTCGAGTTTTCTCTTGAACAACGATGCGTTCAGCAGATCCCCCATGAGAATTCCGATCCGCGCCATCTTGTCAGCGTATGAGGGTCCGATCCCCCGTCCGGTCGTACCAATCTTCCGTGATCCCTTCGACTGTTCCGACGCGCGGTCGATCGCCTTATGATAGGGGAGGATCAGGTGCGCCCGCTGACTGACGGCGAAGTTCTTGCCAATCGCGATGCCCTTCGTCTGGAGCAGATCCATCTCTTCGATCAAAGAACCAGGATCGACGACGACACCATTGCCGATGACACAGGTCGTCCCTCGATACAAAATTCCCGACGGGATGAGATGGAAAATATAGGTCCCCCGCTCGTTAATCACGGTATGCCCGGCGTTGGAACCTCCTTGATAGCGTACGACGATATCGGCGCCTCGGGCTAAGATGTCAACGATCTTGCCCTTGCCTTCATCGCCCCACTGAGCACCGATAATGACGAGATTGCCCATAGTTAAAGATAGCCACAGCCGGCGTCGGCACGAAAAAATGGCTCTGACCGATTGGGAGATCAGAGCCAAGGAGGCCCATGGTAGGTGCGACCTATTCTTTTGTCAAGCTGCTCGCTGAGTATCCGCATTGTTGCCGTAAAAATCCGACGGTCCGGAGTAAGCTCTGGACCCGTAGCACTCTCATCGCCCGCATCTCGGGTTGACCCTGATGCGGCCGCCCTTCGCCCCGACCCCGTTCGCCCAGAAAAGAGGGTCGAAGAGTTACGGAGAATAGGGCGGTATCCGAGGTGTTTATCAAAAATTATTGGTCAGGAATTCCTGGAACGCAGAAAGCGGATTGGGATATGGAGAGCATGGTGGGCGATACAGGTATCGAACCTGTGGCCTCTTCCGTGTGAAGGAAGCGCTCTACCACTGAGCTAATCGCCCGACTGGGAACAAGTCTAAAGAGCGGGGAAACTCTAGCACTGCGCCCCAGGGGCAGTCAACGCAGAGGCTATGCGCTCGCAAGTGATCGACCAGCTCATTGAAATTCTTGTTCCGCAAGGGTAGAAGTCCTCCTGGCAGCACCCCGTAGGGCCAATCAACCATGCAACCCATCGTCCGCGTATTCGTCAGCTCCACCTGGCTCGATCTCCAGCCGGAACGTCTCGCCGTGGAGAAGGCGCTGCAACGCATGCGCCAGACTAAGCTGAACGGGATGGAGTACTTCGGCAGCCGCGATGAGACCACCAGACAGGTTTCGTTGGATGAGGTGGACCGGAGCGATGTCTACGTCGGCATCATCGGAGGGCGGTATGGATCAGGCATCACGGAGGACGAGTATCGAAGGGCGTCGGAGAAGAAGCTACCTCGGTTCATCTATTTCAAGGATGAACAACATATTCGCGCAGACGGCCGAGATCCCGAAGATAAGAAACAAACTCGGCTGGCGACCTGGAAAGAAGATTTACGGAAGGCCCATGCACTCGGCACAGGCCCGTTCACTAGCCCTGACGATCTCGCGGCCCGAGTCACGGCGGACCTGAGCAATTGGCTCTTGGATCAGTGGGGACCACAGCTATACCTCCATGGAGTCGGCGCACTGCCATACGACTATGCGGGGCGAATTGAAAACTTCCTGATCGAATAC encodes:
- a CDS encoding adenylosuccinate synthase, which codes for MGNLVIIGAQWGDEGKGKIVDILARGADIVVRYQGGSNAGHTVINERGTYIFHLIPSGILYRGTTCVIGNGVVVDPGSLIEEMDLLQTKGIAIGKNFAVSQRAHLILPYHKAIDRASEQSKGSRKIGTTGRGIGPSYADKMARIGILMGDLLNASLFKRKLEENLVEMNWFLERLYKVETFRVDKVFDQYMGYADRLRSHIVDTTLLLNRAIEKNKTVLFEGAQGTNLDVDFGTYPYVTSSSAAAGGACTGTGVGPTMIDAVMGIAKAYSTRVGSGPFPTELTDEVGRGLQERGREFGSTTGRARRCGWFDAVVVRHATLVNGLTSLALTKLDVLDGCKELKLCIGYRHGGTIYKSMPADLDLLTSCEPVYQRMKGWTTATTGTTSYKRLPVEAKRYLTRVEELSQCRIDMISTGSKRTETIMLRNPLDCSRRRPKRS